One part of the Phoenix dactylifera cultivar Barhee BC4 chromosome 4, palm_55x_up_171113_PBpolish2nd_filt_p, whole genome shotgun sequence genome encodes these proteins:
- the LOC103723496 gene encoding vacuolar protein 8-like, whose amino-acid sequence MKSEMKEKEEEISLCQALELFDSVISSSYSIQFFPNKWQLIRDKLEQLRCGLTAVADGNDFNINSELSILLQAAARTANEARVLAHRSSDESYNGGKLLLRSDLDVVTAKLELHIKQLTEVYASGIVRHSQAIILSRPSAGSSREDMRFYVKDLFSRLKIGDLEMRTRALAALNDILQEDEKYVRIVVAEMADGVSLLVRLLEAGDMGIAEEALLAVSAIAGFDAFRGALVTADAVVPLIQILETGSELGKERAAQALKKLTENSDNAWSVAAQGGVTTLLKICGDVDSSGELIRSACGILKSLSSVDEIKRFMLEEGAVPIFMRLSRSKEEVSQIQAIEFLAAIACGDDAIKEVVVKAGVVESLIKVLDPNSHYSSKAREAALRASDACCFSSSTSMNLLMASGFLHRVLFFLRNGEISVQESALKVASRLCGLSEEAKKAMGDAGFIPELAKLLDARSFEVRELAAEAICGMVSIQRNRRKFIQDDQNVNRILQLLNLEEKTVTKKFLLPALMSLVESSSGRKKIMASEYVKHLEKLAEADVTVAKKIVKKLSSNRFLSTLTGIWSS is encoded by the coding sequence atgaagtcagagatgaaagaaaaggaggaagagaTCAGTCTCTGCCAAGCATTGGAGCTCTTTGATTCTGTAATCTCCTCTTCATACTCCATTCAATTCTTCCCTAACAAATGGCAGCTGATCCGGGACAAGCTCGAGCAGCTGCGCTGTGGCCTAACCGCTGTGGCCGATGGCAATGATTTCAACATCAATTCAGAGCTCAGCATACTGTTGCAAGCTGCAGCACGGACCGCAAACGAGGCCCGAGTGCTTGCACACCGAAGCAGCGATGAGTCCTATAATGGCGGGAAGCTCCTCCTAAGAAGTGATCTTGATGTCGTCACTGCCAAGCTCGAGCTCCACATCAAGCAGCTCACTGAAGTATATGCTTCTGGTATTGTGAGGCACTCCCAAGCCATTATCCTGTCGAGGCCCAGTGCTGGCTCAAGCCGTGAGGACATGAGGTTCTACGTGAAGGATCTGTTCTCAAGACTAAAGATTGGGGACTTGGAGATGAGAACTAGAGCCTTAGCTGCTCTGAATGACATCCTTCAGGAGGATGAGAAATATGTAAGGATTGTGGTAGCTGAAATGGCTGATGGTGTTAGTCTCCTGGTGAGGCTTCTTGAAGCTGGGGATATGGGCATTGCAGAGGAGGCACTGCTCGCAGTTTCAGCGATTGCGGGGTTCGACGCCTTCCGTGGAGCTCTTGTAACAGCTGATGCTGTCGTACCTCTAATTCAAATTCTGGAAACAGGAAGTGAATTGGGGAAGGAGAGAGCAGCTCAAGCTCTGAAGAAACTGACAGAGAATTCGGACAACGCATGGTCGGTCGCAGCGCAAGGAGGTGTTACCACACTGCTCAAGATCTGCGGCGATGTCGATAGCAGCGGAGAATTGATTCGCTCAGCTTGTGGCATATTGAAGAGCCTCAGCAGTGTCGATGAGATCAAGAGGTTCATGTTGGAAGAAGGGGCAGTCCCTATTTTTATGAGGCTCTCAAGATCGAAGGAGGAGGTGTCCCAAATCCAAGCCATAGAATTCTTAGCTGCCATTGCTTGTGGGGATGACGCCATCAAAGAGGTGGTGGTAAAAGCAGGGGTGGTTGAGTCACTTATTAAGGTTTTGGACCCAAATTCTCATTATTCTTCAAAGGCAAGAGAGGCTGCTCTCAGGGCTAGTGATGCATGCTGCTTCTCATCTTCAACTTCCATGAATTTGTTGATGGCCTCTGGATTTCTCCATCGAGTTCTCTTCTTTTTGAGAAATGGTGAGATCTCCGTCCAGGAATCAGCACTCAAGGTTGCGTCTCGTCTCTGTGGGCTGTCTGAAGAGGCTAAGAAGGCTATGGGTGACGCCGGGTTTATCCCAGAGCTTGCGAAGCTACTTGATGCTAGATCTTTCGAGGTCCGAGAGTTGGCGGCTGAGGCAATCTGCGGCATGGTCTCAATTCAGAGAAACCGAAGAAAATTCATTCAAGATGACCAAAATGTGAACCGGATTCTCCAGCTGCTCAATCTCGAAGAGAAGACGGTGACAAAGAAGTTCTTGCTCCCTGCTCTCATGTCCTTAGTGGAGAGCAGCAGCGGGCGGAAAAAGATCATGGCTTCAGAGTATGTGAAGCATCTGGAGAAGCTTGCAGAGGCTGATGTTACAGTTGCAAAGAAGATCGTGAAGAAGCTTTCCAGTAACAGATTTCTGAGTACACTGACCGGAATTTGGAGCTCGTGA
- the LOC103723497 gene encoding sugar transport protein MST3-like, producing the protein MAGGAIVNAGATKDYPGKLTVFVFFTCVVAATGGLIFGYDIGISGGVTSMDSFLKKFFPTVYRQEKEDKSTNQYCKFDSQVLQMFTSSLYLAALVASFFASVVTRAFGRKWSMFGGGVTFLIGAALNGFAKNVLMLILGRILLGIGVGFANQSVPVYLSEMAPARLRGMLNIGFQLMITIGILAANLINYGTSKIKGGWGWRVSLALAAVPAGIITLGSLFLPDTPNSLIERGYDDKAKKMLRRIRGTDDIHEEYNDLVAASEEAKLVEHPWRNILQRKYRPQLTMAILIPFFQQLTGINVIMFYAPVLFKTIGFGGEASLMSSVITGLVNVFATLVSVFTVDKLGRRKLFLQGGAQMLVCQIIVGTLIAIKFGTSGEANLSKSYAAFVVLFICVYVAGFAWSWGPLGWLVPSEIFPLEIRSAGQSINVSVNMLFTFIIAQAFLTMLCHMKFGLFYFFAGWVVIMTTFVALFLPETKNVPIEEMVLVWKSHWFWGNFIADEDIHVGNVEMGNGKSKAGSV; encoded by the exons ATGGCGGGAGGAGCGATTGTGAACGCCGGGGCGACGAAGGATTACCCCGGGAAGCTGACCGTCTTCGTTTTCTTCACCTGCGTCGTCGCGGCCACCGGCGGGCTCATCTTCGGCTATGATATCGGAATCTCcg GTGGGGTGACTTCGATGGATTCGTTTCTTAAGAAGTTCTTCCCGACGGTGTATCGACAGGAGAAGGAAGACAAGAGCACGAACCAGTACTGCAAGTTCGACAGCCAGGTGCTGCAGATGTTCACGTCGTCGCTGTACTTGGCGGCGCTGGTCGCGTCCTTCTTCGCGTCGGTGGTGACGAGGGCGTTCGGCCGGAAGTGGTCCATGTTCGGCGGCGGCGTCACCTTCCTCATCGGCGCCGCCCTCAACGGCTTCGCCAAGAACGTCCTCATGCTCATCCtcggccgcatcctcctcggcATCGGCGTCGGTTTCGCCAACCAG TCCGTTCCGGTGTACCTCTCGGAGATGGCCCCTGCTCGTCTGCGAGGCATGCTCAACATCGGCTTCCAGTTGATGATCACCATCGGCATCCTCGCTGCCAATCTCATCAACTATGGAACATCCAAGATCAAGGGGGGATGGGGCTGGCGCGTAAGTCTTGCCCTTGCCGCCGTCCCGGCCGGCATCATCACTCTTGGCTCTTTGTTCCTCCCCGACACCCCCAACTCCCTCATCGAGCGTGGCTATGATGACAAGGCCAAGAAGATGCTCCGCCGCATCCGCGGAACTGACGACATCCATGAGGAGTACAACGATCTTGTCGCTGCCAGCGAGGAGGCGAAGCTCGTGGAGCACCCCTGGAGAAACATTCTACAGAGGAAGTACCGCCCTCAGCTTACCATGGCCATCCTCATTCCCTTCTTCCAGCAGCTAACTGGCATCAACGTCATCATGTTCTACGCTCCCGTGCTCTTCAAGACCATTGGATTTGGAGGCGAGGCATCGCTTATGTCATCTGTTATCACAGGGCTAGTTAATGTGTTTGCTACCTTGGTCTCCGTCTTTACTGTCGACAAGCTCGGTCGGCGGAAGCTTTTCCTGCAGGGTGGAGCCCAGATGCTTGTTTGCCAG ATCATTGTGGGGACGCTGATTGCAATCAAATTTGGGACCAGTGGCGAGGCAAATCTTTCAAAGAGCTATGCAGCCTTCGTCGTGCTCTTCATTTGTGTCTATGTTGCTGGCTTCGCGTGGTCATGGGGCCCCTTGGGGTGGCTGGTGCCCAGTGAGATATTCCCACTAGAGATCCGGTCAGCCGGGCAGAGTATCAACGTCTCTGTAAACATGCTTTTCACCTTCATCATTGCCCAAGCTTTCCTCACGATGCTCTGCCacatgaaatttggcttgttcTACTTCTTTGCTGGATGGGTTGTAATCATGACTACTTTCGTTGCCTTGTTCCTTCCGGAGACTAAGAATGTGCCAATTGAGGAGATGGTTCTGGTCTGGAAGTCTCACTGGTTCTGGGGCAACTTCATTGCTGATGAGGACATACACGTTGGCAACGTTGAGATGGGCAATGGCAAGTCCAAGGCTGGGTCTGTATGA